The following are encoded in a window of Mycolicibacterium tusciae JS617 genomic DNA:
- a CDS encoding 16S rRNA (uracil(1498)-N(3))-methyltransferase: MTGDPIAPRVAGALFYVDALPAVGELAFVDGDEGFHAANVRRIRSGEKLDLSDGAGAIARCVIEGVGKGTLTARVMDRQTIAAPTPRITVVQALPKSDRSELAVELATEAGADSFVAWQSSRCVARWDGQSRVDKGLRRWRAVVRSAARQSRRAYIPDVSGVVSTKELVERVRDIESTPVLVLHESATQPIADVPVADVDSLLLLIGPEGGIDDDEIAALAGAGASVVRLGPTVLRTSTAAAVALGALGVLTKRWSAG, from the coding sequence GTGACAGGGGACCCTATTGCTCCTCGCGTCGCCGGAGCGCTCTTCTATGTCGATGCGCTGCCCGCAGTAGGTGAGCTAGCTTTTGTCGACGGCGACGAGGGTTTCCACGCGGCGAACGTCCGGCGGATCCGGTCCGGCGAGAAACTCGATCTCAGCGATGGTGCGGGCGCGATCGCTCGCTGCGTCATCGAGGGGGTCGGCAAGGGCACGCTGACGGCCCGCGTGATGGACCGTCAGACAATCGCGGCTCCCACGCCGAGGATCACCGTCGTGCAGGCGCTGCCCAAGTCCGACCGTTCCGAGCTGGCCGTGGAGCTGGCCACCGAGGCTGGGGCTGATTCGTTCGTGGCGTGGCAGTCGTCGCGCTGCGTGGCGCGCTGGGACGGACAGTCCCGCGTCGACAAGGGCCTGCGCCGATGGCGGGCCGTCGTCCGGTCCGCCGCGCGGCAATCGCGGCGGGCATACATCCCCGACGTCAGCGGGGTCGTGTCGACGAAAGAGCTGGTCGAGCGGGTGCGTGATATCGAGTCGACGCCGGTTCTCGTCCTGCACGAATCCGCGACGCAACCGATCGCCGACGTGCCCGTCGCAGATGTCGATTCGCTTCTACTTCTCATCGGACCGGAAGGCGGCATCGACGACGACGAGATCGCCGCACTGGCCGGAGCGGGTGCCTCGGTGGTGCGACTCGGGCCCACGGTGTTGCGCACGTCGACGGCCGCGGCCGTTGCTTTGGGCGCGCTTGGCGTGCTCACCAAGCGGTGGTCGGCGGGTTAA
- a CDS encoding PhoH family protein produces MTPSETNADSDATVRSSTSRIDVPPAYVVGLLGSADENLRALERILAADIHVRGNALTLSGEPADVALAERVVSELIAIVASGQRLTTDAVKHSVGMLTGTGNESPAEVLTLDILSRRGKTIRPKTLNQKRYVDAIDAHTVVFGIGPAGTGKTYLAMAKAVNALQSKQVTRIILTRPAVEAGERLGFLPGTLSEKIDPYLRPLYDALHDMMDPESIPKLMSAGIIEVAPLAYMRGRTLSDAFIILDEAQNTTSEQMKMFLTRLGFGSKIVVTGDITQVDLPGGASSGLRTAMRILDGVDDIHFAELTSADVVRHRLVADIVDAYAKSEEPDLLNRAQRRASGAGRPATSNTVSRPRR; encoded by the coding sequence GTGACGCCCAGCGAGACGAACGCTGACTCCGACGCGACCGTTCGCAGCAGCACTAGCAGGATCGACGTGCCGCCCGCCTATGTCGTGGGCCTGCTTGGATCCGCTGACGAGAATCTGCGCGCCCTCGAGCGCATTCTGGCGGCCGATATCCACGTCCGCGGCAATGCGCTGACGTTGTCCGGGGAGCCCGCCGATGTGGCGTTGGCCGAACGGGTGGTCTCCGAACTCATCGCGATCGTCGCCAGCGGACAGCGGCTCACCACCGATGCCGTCAAGCACAGCGTCGGCATGCTGACCGGGACCGGCAATGAATCGCCTGCGGAGGTGTTGACCCTCGACATCCTGTCGCGGCGCGGCAAGACCATCCGCCCGAAGACGTTGAACCAAAAGCGCTATGTGGACGCCATCGACGCTCACACCGTTGTATTCGGCATCGGTCCTGCAGGTACCGGCAAGACATACCTGGCAATGGCCAAGGCGGTCAACGCATTACAGTCCAAGCAGGTCACCAGGATCATCCTCACCCGTCCGGCGGTGGAAGCCGGTGAGCGCCTCGGCTTTCTGCCCGGCACGTTGAGCGAGAAGATCGACCCGTATCTGCGGCCGCTCTATGACGCGCTGCACGACATGATGGATCCCGAGTCGATTCCGAAGCTGATGAGCGCCGGCATCATCGAGGTCGCGCCGCTGGCGTATATGCGGGGCCGTACGTTGTCAGACGCGTTCATCATTCTCGACGAGGCGCAGAACACGACCAGCGAGCAGATGAAGATGTTCCTGACCCGGTTGGGCTTCGGATCGAAAATCGTTGTCACCGGCGATATCACGCAGGTGGACCTGCCCGGTGGCGCGTCCTCGGGCCTGCGTACCGCGATGCGGATTCTCGACGGCGTCGACGACATCCACTTCGCCGAACTCACCAGCGCCGATGTTGTCCGGCACCGGCTGGTGGCCGACATCGTCGACGCGTATGCGAAGTCAGAGGAGCCTGACCTGTTGAACAGGGCGCAGCGGCGTGCTTCTGGAGCCGGAAGGCCGGCGACATCGAACACAGTCAGTCGGCCGCGGCGGTAA
- the ybeY gene encoding rRNA maturation RNase YbeY, giving the protein MSIEVSNESGIDVSEEELISIARFVIRKMKVHPAAELSMVLLDTSAMADLHMRWMDLPGPTDVMSFPMDELEPGGRPDAAEPGPSMLGDIVLCPPFAADQAAAAGHSLGQELALLTVHGVLHLLGYDHAEPDEEKEMFALQRQLLEEWVADQVEAYHQDRQSEKDRRLLDKSRFFDQQ; this is encoded by the coding sequence ATGAGTATTGAGGTGTCCAACGAATCGGGCATCGACGTTTCCGAAGAGGAACTGATCAGCATCGCCCGATTCGTCATTCGCAAGATGAAAGTGCATCCTGCAGCCGAACTTTCGATGGTGCTGCTCGACACGTCGGCGATGGCAGACCTCCACATGCGGTGGATGGACCTGCCCGGGCCCACCGATGTGATGAGCTTCCCCATGGACGAACTCGAGCCCGGCGGTAGACCCGACGCGGCCGAACCGGGTCCGTCGATGCTCGGCGATATCGTGCTGTGCCCGCCGTTCGCCGCCGATCAGGCTGCCGCGGCGGGTCATTCGCTCGGACAGGAATTGGCGTTGTTGACGGTGCACGGCGTGTTGCATCTGCTGGGCTACGACCATGCCGAACCCGATGAGGAGAAGGAGATGTTCGCCCTGCAGCGGCAACTGCTCGAGGAGTGGGTCGCCGATCAGGTCGAGGCGTATCACCAGGATCGTCAGTCCGAGAAGGACCGGCGTCTGCTGGACAAGTCCAGATTCTTCGACCAACAGTGA
- the hrcA gene encoding heat-inducible transcriptional repressor HrcA, whose translation MGSADDRRFEVLRAIVADFVSTKEPIGSKSLVERHNLGVSSATVRNDMAVLEAEGYIAQPHTSSGRVPTEKGYREFVDRLEDVKPLSSAERSAILGFLESGVDLDDVLRRAVRLLAQLTRQVAIVQYPTLSTSSVRHLEVVALTPARLLLVVITDAGRVDQRIVELGDALDEHDVAKLRDVLGQALEGKPLAAASIAVADLADQLNGNGGLADAVGRSATMLVETLVEHSEERLMLGGTANLTRNTADFGGGLRSVLEALEEQVVVLRLLAAQQEAGKITVRIGHETEAEAMAGTSVISTAYGSSGKVYGGMGVLGPTRMDYPGTIANVAAVALYIGEVLGTR comes from the coding sequence ATGGGTAGCGCCGATGATCGTCGGTTCGAGGTACTGCGCGCGATCGTGGCCGACTTCGTGTCCACCAAGGAACCGATCGGCTCGAAATCGCTCGTCGAACGCCACAACCTCGGCGTCTCCAGCGCGACCGTCCGCAACGATATGGCGGTCTTGGAGGCCGAGGGGTACATCGCCCAGCCGCACACCAGCTCGGGCCGGGTGCCCACCGAGAAGGGCTACCGCGAGTTCGTCGACCGGCTCGAAGACGTCAAACCGCTGTCGTCCGCCGAGCGCAGCGCCATCCTTGGATTCCTGGAGTCCGGCGTCGACCTCGACGATGTCCTGCGCCGTGCGGTGCGGCTGCTCGCACAGCTGACCCGCCAGGTCGCGATCGTGCAGTATCCGACGCTGTCGACGTCCTCGGTGCGTCATCTAGAGGTGGTCGCGTTGACCCCGGCGCGGCTGCTGCTGGTCGTCATCACCGACGCCGGCCGCGTCGACCAGCGCATCGTCGAGCTGGGTGACGCACTGGACGAGCACGACGTCGCAAAGCTGCGTGATGTGCTGGGGCAGGCGCTGGAAGGCAAGCCGCTGGCCGCCGCATCGATCGCGGTCGCCGATCTGGCCGACCAGCTCAACGGCAACGGCGGACTGGCCGATGCGGTGGGGCGGTCTGCCACGATGCTGGTGGAGACGCTGGTCGAGCACAGCGAGGAGCGTCTGATGCTGGGCGGCACGGCCAACCTCACCCGCAACACCGCGGATTTCGGCGGCGGGCTCCGCTCGGTGCTCGAAGCGCTCGAGGAACAGGTGGTGGTGTTGCGGCTGCTGGCGGCGCAGCAGGAGGCAGGCAAGATCACCGTGCGGATCGGCCACGAGACCGAGGCGGAGGCGATGGCCGGCACTTCGGTGATTAGCACTGCATACGGAAGTTCGGGCAAGGTATACGGCGGCATGGGTGTGCTGGGCCCGACACGGATGGACTATCCGGGAACTATCGCCAATGTCGCCGCGGTTGCTCTCTATATCGGCGAAGTCTTAGGTACCCGGTAG
- a CDS encoding type II toxin-antitoxin system VapB family antitoxin, translated as MIFKRVLDGRPYPDHGLSHRQWAQIPPRQIRLDELVMTTTVLALDRLLSEDSTFYGDLFPHAVKWNGDVYLEDGLHRAVRSALRNRIVLHARVFDMDMPMSEQVSV; from the coding sequence GTGATCTTCAAAAGGGTGCTCGACGGTAGGCCCTACCCGGACCACGGGCTGTCACACCGGCAGTGGGCGCAGATCCCGCCCCGCCAGATACGGCTGGACGAACTCGTGATGACGACGACGGTGCTGGCGCTTGACCGGCTGCTGTCGGAGGACTCGACGTTCTACGGCGACCTCTTTCCGCACGCGGTCAAGTGGAACGGTGATGTCTATCTGGAAGACGGGCTACACCGCGCGGTGCGCTCGGCGTTGCGTAACCGGATCGTGCTGCACGCGCGGGTGTTCGACATGGATATGCCTATGTCCGAACAGGTCTCGGTCTAG
- the dnaJ gene encoding molecular chaperone DnaJ yields the protein MARDYYGLLGVSREANDAEIKRAYRKLARELHPDVNPDEDAQARFKDISAAYEVLSDPEKRRIVDLGGDPLASAGGNGSGFSSGFGGLGDVFEAFFGGGATTRGPIGRVRPGSDSLLRMRLDLSECATGVTKQVTVDTAVLCDLCQGKGTHGNSKPVTCDTCHGHGEVQSVQRSLLGQVMTSRPCPVCGGVGEVIPDPCHRCGGDGRVRARREISVKIPAGVGDGMRVRLAAQGEVGPGGGPAGDLYVEVHEKAHDIFVRDNDDLHCTISVPMVDAALGTTVTVDAIIDGPTEITIAAGTQPGQVTTLRGHGMPHLRSGVRGNLHAHIDVVVPSRLDHEDIELLRKLKDKRSRDIAEVRTVNSNASGGGLFSRLRETFSGR from the coding sequence GTGGCACGCGACTATTACGGACTACTCGGCGTCAGCCGGGAGGCGAACGACGCGGAGATCAAACGCGCATACCGCAAACTGGCCCGCGAACTGCATCCGGACGTCAACCCGGACGAGGACGCGCAGGCGCGATTCAAGGACATCAGCGCGGCGTACGAGGTGCTCAGCGATCCGGAGAAACGGCGCATCGTCGATCTGGGCGGGGATCCGCTGGCATCCGCCGGTGGAAATGGAAGCGGGTTCTCCAGTGGTTTTGGGGGACTCGGCGACGTGTTCGAGGCGTTCTTCGGCGGCGGAGCGACGACCCGGGGGCCGATCGGTCGCGTGCGGCCGGGTTCGGATTCCCTGCTGCGGATGCGGCTGGACCTTTCGGAGTGTGCGACCGGCGTGACCAAACAGGTCACCGTCGACACCGCAGTGCTGTGCGACCTGTGTCAGGGCAAGGGCACCCACGGCAACTCCAAGCCGGTCACGTGCGACACCTGCCACGGGCACGGCGAGGTGCAGTCGGTACAGCGTTCACTCCTCGGCCAGGTGATGACGTCACGACCATGTCCGGTATGCGGCGGGGTCGGCGAGGTCATCCCTGATCCGTGCCACCGCTGCGGCGGCGACGGCCGGGTGCGCGCGCGCCGCGAGATCAGCGTCAAGATCCCCGCGGGCGTCGGCGACGGCATGCGAGTACGGCTCGCCGCCCAAGGCGAGGTAGGCCCTGGCGGTGGGCCCGCAGGAGACCTTTACGTCGAGGTGCACGAGAAGGCGCACGACATCTTCGTCCGCGACAACGACGATCTGCACTGCACGATCTCGGTGCCGATGGTTGACGCGGCACTCGGCACCACCGTCACCGTCGACGCGATCATCGACGGCCCGACCGAGATCACCATCGCGGCGGGAACCCAACCGGGGCAGGTCACGACGCTTCGCGGGCACGGGATGCCACACCTTCGGTCCGGGGTGCGGGGAAACCTACATGCCCATATCGATGTGGTGGTGCCGTCGCGTTTGGACCACGAGGACATCGAGTTGTTGCGCAAGCTGAAGGACAAGCGCAGCCGCGACATCGCCGAGGTGCGGACCGTGAACTCGAACGCCTCCGGCGGAGGACTGTTCAGCCGGCTACGCGAAACGTTCAGCGGTCGCTGA
- a CDS encoding hemolysin family protein — protein sequence MNSLGQLIGSIVLIGGAGLFAATDAAISTVSVARVEELVRDERPGAVRLARVMAERPRFINLCVLLRIACEVSATVLLAAFLDNYFGVSWGLVSAATIMTVVSFVAIGVGPRTIGRQNAYSISLLAAIPLQAISIVLTPVSRLLVLIGNALTPGRGFRNGPFASEIELREVVDLAQQSGVVADDERRMIQSVFELGDTPAREVMVPRTEMVWIESDKTAGQATSLAVRSGHSRIPVIGENVDDVIGVVYLKDLVQRTYYSNNGGRDTKVSEVMRPAAFVPDSKPLDELLREMQRDRVHMVLLVDEYGAIAGLVTIEDVLEEIVGEIADEYDTDEVAPVEELGGNRYRVSARLPIEDLGELYDIEFDEDFDVDTVGGLVAFELGRVPLPGAEVTWDGLLLRAEGGPDHRGRVRVGTVLVSPTERTEDGDD from the coding sequence GTGAACAGTCTTGGTCAGTTGATCGGCTCGATCGTTCTGATCGGCGGCGCCGGCCTTTTCGCGGCGACCGATGCGGCAATCAGCACAGTCTCGGTTGCCCGCGTCGAGGAACTCGTTCGCGACGAACGTCCAGGCGCGGTCCGGCTCGCCAGAGTGATGGCCGAGCGACCGCGCTTCATCAACCTCTGCGTGCTGCTCCGAATCGCCTGCGAGGTAAGCGCGACCGTGCTGTTAGCGGCTTTTCTCGACAACTACTTCGGGGTGAGTTGGGGCCTCGTCTCGGCAGCGACAATCATGACGGTGGTCAGCTTCGTCGCGATCGGCGTGGGCCCGAGGACGATCGGTCGGCAGAATGCCTATTCCATCTCGTTGTTGGCTGCGATACCGCTGCAAGCGATTTCGATAGTGCTCACGCCGGTGAGCCGGCTGCTGGTGTTGATCGGTAACGCGCTGACACCGGGTCGCGGCTTCCGCAACGGCCCGTTCGCATCCGAGATCGAACTGCGTGAGGTCGTCGACCTGGCGCAGCAGAGCGGTGTGGTGGCCGACGATGAGCGGCGGATGATCCAGTCGGTGTTCGAACTCGGCGACACCCCGGCCCGCGAAGTGATGGTGCCGCGCACCGAAATGGTGTGGATCGAAAGTGATAAGACTGCAGGCCAAGCGACCTCGTTGGCCGTGCGCAGCGGGCATTCGCGCATCCCGGTGATCGGCGAGAACGTTGACGATGTCATCGGTGTCGTCTACCTGAAAGACCTTGTCCAGAGGACGTATTACTCGAACAACGGCGGACGGGACACCAAGGTGTCCGAGGTGATGCGGCCCGCGGCATTCGTGCCGGACTCCAAACCGTTGGATGAGCTGTTGCGGGAGATGCAGCGCGATCGCGTGCACATGGTGCTGCTGGTCGACGAATACGGGGCGATCGCAGGGCTGGTCACGATCGAGGACGTGCTGGAGGAGATCGTCGGCGAGATCGCCGACGAGTACGACACCGACGAAGTCGCTCCGGTGGAAGAACTGGGCGGCAACAGGTATCGGGTATCGGCGCGGCTCCCGATCGAGGATCTCGGTGAGCTGTACGACATCGAGTTCGACGAGGACTTCGACGTCGATACGGTCGGCGGTCTGGTGGCCTTCGAGCTGGGCCGCGTTCCGCTGCCGGGCGCCGAAGTGACGTGGGACGGGCTGCTCTTGCGCGCGGAGGGCGGGCCGGATCACCGCGGACGGGTCCGTGTCGGCACCGTGCTGGTGAGTCCGACCGAGCGCACGGAGGATGGCGATGACTGA